CCGGTGAGCGTCCCGCCGTTGTTGCACGTGGTGCTGGTCGGACCGCCGGCCGGGTTGGTGCCCTCGGCGAGCAGGTAGAACCAGTGGTTGCCGGGGCCGGCCGCCGAGTGCACCTCGGCGTTCGGGATCGAGCTCGAGTAGCAGTTCGGGTCGCCCTTGGCCGACGGGTTGTACATGTTGCGGATCTCGCCGTCGCCGACGAGGTTGACCTCCTCGCCCACGAGGTAGTCAGGCTCGTCGTAGGTGCTGGACTCGTTGGCGTAGTGCTCGGTCAGCGCGCCGAAGACGTCACCGACGAACTCGCCGGTGTTGCCGTTCGAGTGGCCGCCCGGGGTGTTCTGGTCGATGCCGTGGCCGTACTCGTGGCCGACGACGTCGAGGTTGGTCAGCCACTCGTCGTTGGCCTGGTTGTGGCCGATCCGGACCCACTCCGTGCCGGTGCAGTAGCCGGGCTCGCTGAGGCCCGGCGGGCAGTAGAACGCGTTGACCTCGTCCTTGCCGACGCGGGCCTGCCAGCCGCCACCGCTGCCGTTGAAGCCGTCGCGACCGAGCCACGCGCTCAGCATCTTGTCCTGGGTCTGCAGGGCCCAGAGCGTGTCGACGCAGCCGGTCTCCTTGCTGGTGCCGGTGCCGTCGCCCCACGTGTTGTCCGGGCCGGAGAGGACCGGGACGCTGTTGGTGGTGTTGTTGTCGATGCGGCAGTCGACGCCGGGGTTGCCCGGGTCCGCCAGTGTGTACGACGTCGAGGAGGCCTGGGTCGTCTGGAGCGACAGTCCGGGGCCGTTGTGGTGGCCGTTGCCGGTGCCGGTGGCGAAGTGCACCAGCTCGTCGGACTCGATCACGCCACCGGTGCGCGCGTCGACGTACACGTCGCGCACGGAGCGGTCGCCGTCGCTCGTCAGGCCGCTGATCCGCACCTTCCACGCCAGGCGCGGCGTCGCGAGCGCGTGCACCGCGAGGCCGGGCTTGCCGCGCAGGGCCGCCTTGCGCAGGGTCGCCCGCGCCTTCTTGGTCGCGGCCGCGGAGGTCACCTTCGGCTTCACCGAGAGGCCGCCGATCGCGCTGCGCTGCGCCACCGTCGTCGTGAGGATCTGGCCGTCCTCGTTGGTGACGACGACGAAGTCGCCGCCCCGCACCGGGAGGCCGTCGTGGGTCCGCGTGTACGACGCGAACTGCAGGCCCTTGCCGCCGCTGATCACCGGCTTCGCGGCGAATCGGTCACCGGCGCTCACCTTCAGCTGCGGCGCGGCGCTGTCGACCAGTGCCTTCGCCGAGCGACGCGCGAGCTTGTGCGGGTCGTCCTTCGGTGCCGCGACCGCGACACCCCGATCCGCATTCGCGGGCTGCGCCGCGAGAGGGGCCACGGCAAGGGCCGAGGCGGCGACGAGGGTGGCGATGAAGCCACCCGTCAGGTTTCTTTTCACTACTGACCCACACTCCTCTTGAGAGTCGGGCTCGTCCCTCCCCAGGGTCCGGGGAGATCGCGAGCCGGCGGAAGGCCGGGCCGGCGAAGGTGGGGGTGCCGGGGCGGCCAGGGGTAAACCTCGTGCCCGGCGGTTTTCGCGGTCAAGGGAGGAGTTCCTGCGAGTTCGAGCAATGCAAGAAGTTGAGGCAGGCCGGGCCGGCGACCACGGGAGGACTTTCAGCGAAAACGCCGAAGGGCCTGGTCCGGAGACCAGGCCCTTCGTGTTGTACCCCCGACCGGATTTGAACCGGCGTTACCGCCGTGAGAGGGCGACGTCCTAGGCCGCTAGACGACGGGGGCACGCTGTCTTCGGCGCTTGGCCTCGACAACGATGAGAACTTTAGAGGATCCCGAACGCGGAGGCCAAATCGGGCCGACATCCGGGCGTCCGGGAGGGGAACGAGCCTCACGGACGAGTGCCGGGAAGGCCGGGAAAGACCCGCAAAAACGGCGGAAGCCGGGCTCGTGCCCGGCTTCTCCGTGATGCTGTGGCTGGTCTACTAGGACTCGAACCTAGACTAACTGGACCAGAACCAGTCGTGCTGCCAATTACACCATAGACCACTGCTCGCGGCCCCGGTCCTTGCGGACCTGAACCGCTGGGAAACACTACACGCGGGCTTGCCGCGCCTCCAAAATGGCCCCGCTCGTCCGCGTCTCGAGGCCTCCTCGCCGGGCCGCCCAGAGGGTCAGCGCGAGATAGGACAGCGACTGCACGAGGGTCACCGGGATCGACCACCAGGTGCCGTCGGATGGCTTCAGCGTCTCGGTCATGTCACCGAAGGCGATCGCCAGGCCGAAGGCGAGGAAGTTGTTGAGGACGTGCATCGCGATGCCCGCCTCGAGCCCGCCGGTGAGCAGCACCAGCACCCCCGCCACGAGCCCGAAGGCCAGGCGGTCGAAGAAGATCGGCACGTCCTGCCCGAGGCCGTGGGCGAGCGCGAACAGCACCGCCGGTACGACGACCGCCACCGTCGCACTGACCGCGGCCGGCCAGCGGGCGGTCAGCCCGCCGCACGCCTGCGCGAGGTAGCCCCGGAACACGAACTCCTCCCCCGCCGCCTGGAGCGGCGTCAGGAGCAGCACCACGAGCAGGAAGTCGCGGCTGGCGCTGGTCCACGGGTTGGCGCCGCCGCCGAGGTCGACGGTCCCGGCGCCCTGGTCGGGCAGCAGGGTGGAGACGCCCACGGTCAAGGCGAGCGCCACGACGGCCAGCCCGAAGCAGGTCAGCAGCCACCGCCAGCGGAGCACGCCGGCCACCGAGGCCACCCAGCCCGGGCGGAGCCGGTGCAGGGCGAAGGCGACGAGCAGCGCCGACGGGATCGCGGCCGCCCAGCCGACGTTGACCAGCGCGAGATAGGACGGCGTGGCCGTGTCGCCCGACAGCTTGTCGGCGATCTCCTCGGACGAGTCGCCGGCGACCGCCAGCCAGAGCGTGACGAGCACGCCCAGCACGAGCTGGCCGGCGACGAAGAGCACCACCAGCAGCCCGACGCCGACCGGCTGGCGCCAGGCACCGGTCGGTCCGAGCAGCTGCAGCCGCTCGTAGGTCAGCCCCTGCTCGGGCGCGGCCGGCTCAGCCGAGGGCACGCTGCAACCGCCCGAGGCTGCGGTCGCGGCCGAGCAGCTCGAGGGACTCGAACAGCGGCGGGGAGATCCGGCGACCGGTCACCGCCACCCGGACCGGGCCGAAGGCATTGCGCGGCTTGAGGCCGAGCCCGTCGACGAGGGCTGTCTGGAGAGCCGTCTGGATGGCCTCCGTCGACCACGTCGGCAGGGCCGCCAGGGCGTCGTACGACGCCTGCAGGACGGGGATCCCCGCCTCGCCGATCTGCTTCGCGGCGTCGTCGGGGTCGACCTCGAAGGCGTCCTCGTCGACGAACAGGAAGGCCAGCAGCGCGCTCGCCTCCGACAGCTTGTTGATCCGCTCGGCCACCAGCGGCATCGCCAGCTCGAGCAGCTGCGCGTCCGCGTCGTTGACCGGGTCGCTGATGACGCCGTCGGCCTTGAGGAACGGGATCACCCGGTGGGTGATGTCCTCGACGGACAGCAGGCGCATGTGCGCCGCGTTGATGGCGTCGCACTTCTTGAGGTCGAAGCGGGCCGGGTTGGCGACGACGTCGCCGATCTCGAACGCCTCGACCATCTCCTCCAGGCTGAACACGTCGCGGTCGGCCGCGATCGCCCAGCCCAGCAGGGCGAGGTAGTTGAGCAGGCCCTCGGGCAGGTAGCCCTGGTCGCGGTAGGCCAGCGCGTGCGCCTCGGGGTCGCGCTTCGAGAGCTTCTTGTTGCCCTCGCCCATGACATAGGGCAGGTGGCCGAACTCCGGGGTCGCCTTCGCGATGCCGACCTCCTTGAGCGCTTCGTAGAGGGCGATCTGGCGCGGCGTGCTCGACAGGAGGTCCTCGCCGCGGAGCACGTGGGTGATCTCCATCAGCGCGTCGTCCACCGGGTTGACCAGCGTGTACAGCGGGTCGCCGTTGGCGCGGCAGAGGGCGAAGTCGGGGACGAACTCGGTCTCGAAGGTGACGTCGCCGCGGACCAGGTCCTTCCACGTGATCGAGCCGTCGGGCATCCGGAAGCGGACGACCGGCTTGCGCCCCTCGGCGAGGAAGGCGTCGACCTGCTCCTGGCTGAGCTCGCGGCAGAAGCCGTCGTAGCCCTGCACCTTGGAGCCGGCGGCCTTGCGGCGCGCGGCGGCCTCCTCGTTGGTGCAGTAGCAGTCGTAGGTGAAGCTGCTCTCCTTCAGCCGGGCGAGCGCGTCGGCGTACTTGTCGCTGCGCTCGCTCTGGAAGTACGGCGCGTAGGGGCCGCCCACCTCGGGGCCCTCGTCCCAGTCGAGGCCGAGCCAGCGCATCAGGTCGAGGATCGAGCGGAGCGACTCCTCGGTGCTGCGCTCCTTGTCGGTGTCCTCGATGCGGAAGACGAAGGTGCCACCGTGGTGGCGCGCGAACGCCCAGTTGAACAGCGCCGTGCGGATCATGCCGACGTGCGGGCTGCCCGTCGGGGAGGGGGCCATCCGGACGCGGACCGGGGTGCTGGGGGTGCTCATGCGCGTGCTTCCACCTTGTTGATCAGGGTTCCGAGGCCTTCGATCGAGACCTCGATCTCGTCGCCGACCTCCATCGGGCCGACACCCTCGGGGGTGCCGGTGAGGATGACGTCGCCGGGCAGCAGCGTCATCACGCTGGAGACGTGCGCGATGAGTGCGGGCACGTCGAAGACCATGTCGGCCGTCGTACCGTCCTGGACGACGTCGCCGTTGAGGAACGTCTGGACACGACGGCCCTCGATGAAGTCGTTCGGGTCGAGATCGGTCTCGATCCACGGCCCGAGCGGGCAGAAGGAGTCGAAACCCTTGGCCCGGGTGAACTGGCCGTCGGAGCGCTGCAGGTCGCGCGCGGTCACGTCGTTGGCGATCGTGTAGCCGTGGATCACGTCCGTCGCCTGCTCCGGGGGCACGTCGCGGCAGATCCGGCCGATGACGACGGCGAGCTCGCCCTCGTAGTGCACGTTGCTGCTCTGGCGGGGGTACTGGATCGCGTCGCCGGGGCCCACCACGCTGGTGTTCGGCTTGAGGAACATGAGCGGCTCGGACGGTACGTCGTTGCCGAGCTCGGCTGCGTGGGCGGCGTAGTTGCGGCCGATCCCGACGACCTTGCTCCGCGGCAGGACGGGCGCCAGCAGGCGCACCTCGTCGAGGCGGTACTCCTTCTCGAGGAGCTTGATGCCGACGTAGAGCGGGTCTCCGGCGAGGCCGACGATGACCGCGTCGTCGCCGGGCTGGCCGTACTCGTCGAGGTCGCCGGTCAGGACGCCGTAGGCGGGCTCTTCACCGGTCGTGAATCTGACGATGCGCACCCGCCGAGCCTATCGACCCGGCGGGCGCACAGCGCCATCGCAGTCGCTGCACTCAGACGAAGAGCATGCCGCCGTCGATGAGCACCGACTGGCCGGTCATGTAGTCGGAGTCCGGGCCGGTCAGGTAGGAGACCAGCCCAGCGACGTCCTCCCCCGTCGACACGCGCCCCAGCGCGATGCCCGCCGCCATCGCCTTCATCGACTCACCCTCCTCGACGTGGTTGATCTCGCCGAGGTCGTGGTCGATCTCCTCCCACATGGTCGTGTCGACGATGCCGGGGCAGTAGGCGTTGACGGTGATCCCGTGCTCCGCCCACTCCTGTGCCGCCGACTGGGTCAGCGAGCGCACGGCGAACTTCGAGGAGCAGTAGACCCCGAGCAGCGCGAAGCCCTTGTGCGCCGCGATCGAGGCGGCGCCGATGATCTTGCCGCCGGTGCCCTGGGCGATCATCTGGCGCGCTGCCTCGGTGTAGCAGAGGAAGACGCCACGGCCGTTCACGGCGTGGACCCGGTCGTACTCCTCGGGACTGACGTCGAGCAGGGCCTTGGTCTGCGCGATCCCGGCGTTGGCGACCATCACGTCCAGCGAGCCCAGCGCGGCGACCGTGTCCGCCACGAGTCGTCGTACCGACGGCGCATCGGACACGTCGCCGTGCAGCGCCACCGCCTTCACGCCGAGGTCCTCGATCTCCTGGCGGGTCGCGTCGAGCTCCCCCGCCATGCCCGGCAGGTCGGACACGGCGACGTCGTGGCCGTCCTTGGCGAGTCGCAGGGCGATCGCCTTTCCGATACCCCGGGCCGCTCCGGTGACGTGCGCTGTGCTCATGGCGATCTTCCTCTTCGACGTCGGTTCGTGGCCGAACCGTGGGCCGCCGACGCTGGCAGGGCGTCGCGTCGGGCACCACCGTTGCGGCGGTGTTGCAGACCGTCGCGGCCTAGGCTTGGCGGTCGTGAGGGTCAGGACGCCGGTCGAGCCGGGCGCTGCATGGCGGGAGCAGGCCATGGAGCACGCCGCGCGCATCGACCGCTACGTCGCGCCGCACCTCGCCCGCCGCGAGGCTCGCGTGAAGCACCCCGTGTTCGACTTCCTCTTCACCTACTACTCCCACCGGCCCAGCCAGCTGCGGCGTTGGCACCCGGGCTTCGGCGTCGTGCTGGAGGACGCCGCCGAGTACGCCGACCTCAAGGGCTACGGACCGGTCGGCTCCGACGTGACCGTCACACCGTCGTACGTCGCCTCACAGCTCCCCGTGATCACGGCGATCCACCGGCTGCTGACCGCGACGGCAGCCCGCGCGCCGCACTTCGGCTGCTTCGGCCTGCACGAGTGGGCGATGGTCTACCGGCTCACCGAGGACCAGACCCGGCACGCCGACTGGCCACTGCGCCTGGGCCCCACCGGCACCGACGAGGTCGTCGAGGGACACCGGATCGCCTGCTCCCACTTCGACGCGTTCCGCTTCTTCACTCCCCCGGCGCGTCCACTGAACACGCTCTCCCCCGGCCGCGACGACCGCCCCGCGTTCGAGCAGCCGGCCTGCCTGCACGCGGGGATGGACCTCTACAAGCACGCCTTCCGGCTCTCCCCGATGGTGTCCTCCGACCTGGTCGCCGACTGCTTCGAGCTCGCCTGGGACATCCGCACCCTCGACATGCGCGCGGCGCCGTACGACCTCGCCGACCTGGGCTTCGAGCCGGTCCGGATCGAGACGGCCGAGGGCAAGGCCGCGTACGCCGACGCGCAGCGCGCCTTCGCCGAGCGCGGCCGACCGCTGCGGGAGCGGCTCATCGAGGAGTGCGAGCGGCTGCTCGCCGTCAGTCGCTGACCTCGCCGAGGCAGCGCAGGCAGTTGCCCCGG
Above is a genomic segment from Nocardioides aromaticivorans containing:
- a CDS encoding M4 family metallopeptidase; translated protein: MKRNLTGGFIATLVAASALAVAPLAAQPANADRGVAVAAPKDDPHKLARRSAKALVDSAAPQLKVSAGDRFAAKPVISGGKGLQFASYTRTHDGLPVRGGDFVVVTNEDGQILTTTVAQRSAIGGLSVKPKVTSAAATKKARATLRKAALRGKPGLAVHALATPRLAWKVRISGLTSDGDRSVRDVYVDARTGGVIESDELVHFATGTGNGHHNGPGLSLQTTQASSTSYTLADPGNPGVDCRIDNNTTNSVPVLSGPDNTWGDGTGTSKETGCVDTLWALQTQDKMLSAWLGRDGFNGSGGGWQARVGKDEVNAFYCPPGLSEPGYCTGTEWVRIGHNQANDEWLTNLDVVGHEYGHGIDQNTPGGHSNGNTGEFVGDVFGALTEHYANESSTYDEPDYLVGEEVNLVGDGEIRNMYNPSAKGDPNCYSSSIPNAEVHSAAGPGNHWFYLLAEGTNPAGGPTSTTCNNGGTLTGIGIQKAGKIFYNAMLMKTTSSSYLKYRTWTLTAAKNLYPGSCAEFNAVKAAWNAVSVPAQTADPTCTTAGNTVTVTNPGNRSGTVGTATSLQMTGSSSGAGQTLTWSATGLPAGLSINATTGLISGTPTTAATSNVTVTAKDTTNASGSTSFTWTITGGGTPSGNLLKNPGFESGAVDWTGTSGPITNNTGRAARTGSWKMWLGGNGSTSTENEGQTVAIPATATTASLSFWIAIDTAETTTGTAYDTAKVQIVDGTTTSTLATYSNLNKSSGYVQKTFDLSAYKGKTVTLKFLMNEDSSLQTSFVVDDTAINVG
- a CDS encoding CPBP family glutamic-type intramembrane protease, giving the protein MPSAEPAAPEQGLTYERLQLLGPTGAWRQPVGVGLLVVLFVAGQLVLGVLVTLWLAVAGDSSEEIADKLSGDTATPSYLALVNVGWAAAIPSALLVAFALHRLRPGWVASVAGVLRWRWLLTCFGLAVVALALTVGVSTLLPDQGAGTVDLGGGANPWTSASRDFLLVVLLLTPLQAAGEEFVFRGYLAQACGGLTARWPAAVSATVAVVVPAVLFALAHGLGQDVPIFFDRLAFGLVAGVLVLLTGGLEAGIAMHVLNNFLAFGLAIAFGDMTETLKPSDGTWWSIPVTLVQSLSYLALTLWAARRGGLETRTSGAILEARQARV
- the gltX gene encoding glutamate--tRNA ligase, translating into MSTPSTPVRVRMAPSPTGSPHVGMIRTALFNWAFARHHGGTFVFRIEDTDKERSTEESLRSILDLMRWLGLDWDEGPEVGGPYAPYFQSERSDKYADALARLKESSFTYDCYCTNEEAAARRKAAGSKVQGYDGFCRELSQEQVDAFLAEGRKPVVRFRMPDGSITWKDLVRGDVTFETEFVPDFALCRANGDPLYTLVNPVDDALMEITHVLRGEDLLSSTPRQIALYEALKEVGIAKATPEFGHLPYVMGEGNKKLSKRDPEAHALAYRDQGYLPEGLLNYLALLGWAIAADRDVFSLEEMVEAFEIGDVVANPARFDLKKCDAINAAHMRLLSVEDITHRVIPFLKADGVISDPVNDADAQLLELAMPLVAERINKLSEASALLAFLFVDEDAFEVDPDDAAKQIGEAGIPVLQASYDALAALPTWSTEAIQTALQTALVDGLGLKPRNAFGPVRVAVTGRRISPPLFESLELLGRDRSLGRLQRALG
- a CDS encoding fumarylacetoacetate hydrolase family protein, with amino-acid sequence MRIVRFTTGEEPAYGVLTGDLDEYGQPGDDAVIVGLAGDPLYVGIKLLEKEYRLDEVRLLAPVLPRSKVVGIGRNYAAHAAELGNDVPSEPLMFLKPNTSVVGPGDAIQYPRQSSNVHYEGELAVVIGRICRDVPPEQATDVIHGYTIANDVTARDLQRSDGQFTRAKGFDSFCPLGPWIETDLDPNDFIEGRRVQTFLNGDVVQDGTTADMVFDVPALIAHVSSVMTLLPGDVILTGTPEGVGPMEVGDEIEVSIEGLGTLINKVEARA
- a CDS encoding acetoin reductase, whose amino-acid sequence is MSTAHVTGAARGIGKAIALRLAKDGHDVAVSDLPGMAGELDATRQEIEDLGVKAVALHGDVSDAPSVRRLVADTVAALGSLDVMVANAGIAQTKALLDVSPEEYDRVHAVNGRGVFLCYTEAARQMIAQGTGGKIIGAASIAAHKGFALLGVYCSSKFAVRSLTQSAAQEWAEHGITVNAYCPGIVDTTMWEEIDHDLGEINHVEEGESMKAMAAGIALGRVSTGEDVAGLVSYLTGPDSDYMTGQSVLIDGGMLFV
- a CDS encoding 3-methyladenine DNA glycosylase translates to MRVRTPVEPGAAWREQAMEHAARIDRYVAPHLARREARVKHPVFDFLFTYYSHRPSQLRRWHPGFGVVLEDAAEYADLKGYGPVGSDVTVTPSYVASQLPVITAIHRLLTATAARAPHFGCFGLHEWAMVYRLTEDQTRHADWPLRLGPTGTDEVVEGHRIACSHFDAFRFFTPPARPLNTLSPGRDDRPAFEQPACLHAGMDLYKHAFRLSPMVSSDLVADCFELAWDIRTLDMRAAPYDLADLGFEPVRIETAEGKAAYADAQRAFAERGRPLRERLIEECERLLAVSR